A portion of the Leptospira barantonii genome contains these proteins:
- a CDS encoding ABC-F family ATP-binding cassette domain-containing protein, producing the protein MIKISGLNKAYTTKVLFDDLSLSINRGEKVGLVGRNGHGKSTLFQMILGNVEADSGLISVPKGYKIGHLQQHLHFTKPTVLEECALGLPEGEEYETWQVEKILSGLGFSEADMERNPNEFSGGYQIRMNLAKLLVSAPDMLMLDEPNNYLDIVTIRWLEEFLREWEGEIILVTHDRGFMDAVVTHTIAIHRTKAIKVQGDTDKLYNQINQSEEIYEKTRLNEAKKRKQEEIFIAKFKAKASFASRAQSRVKKLEKQGEMKALEKIEDLELYFNSAPFAASQMLSAENISFSYDGKAPYLIEDFSISIGNRERICIIGKNGKGKSTLLKILAGELEPSSGVVKKHPVLKEGYFGQTNKLNLNESATVVEEIMISDKSCTEWHARTIAGGLMFSEDQALKKIKVLSGGEKSRVLLGKILVTPCNLLYLDEPTNHLDMQSCDSLIEAIDGFDGSIVMVTHDELHLRAVATKLIVFDNDTIRIFDGTYDDFLSDVGWSDEDI; encoded by the coding sequence ATGATTAAAATATCCGGCCTGAATAAGGCATACACAACCAAGGTTCTTTTCGACGATTTAAGTTTGAGCATCAATCGCGGAGAAAAGGTCGGTCTCGTCGGCCGCAACGGTCACGGCAAGTCCACACTCTTTCAAATGATTCTCGGGAACGTGGAAGCGGATTCCGGTCTGATTTCGGTTCCGAAAGGTTATAAGATCGGTCACCTTCAACAACATCTTCATTTTACGAAACCTACGGTTTTGGAAGAATGCGCGCTCGGTCTTCCCGAAGGCGAGGAATACGAAACCTGGCAGGTTGAGAAAATTCTTTCCGGCTTGGGATTTTCCGAAGCGGACATGGAGAGAAATCCGAACGAGTTCTCGGGCGGTTATCAGATTCGGATGAATCTGGCGAAGTTACTCGTATCCGCTCCGGATATGCTGATGCTCGACGAACCGAACAACTATCTCGATATCGTAACGATCCGTTGGCTCGAAGAATTCTTACGCGAATGGGAAGGCGAAATCATATTAGTAACTCATGATAGAGGTTTTATGGACGCGGTTGTCACTCATACGATTGCGATCCATCGTACCAAGGCGATCAAGGTTCAAGGCGACACGGATAAACTTTACAATCAGATCAATCAATCCGAAGAAATCTATGAGAAGACCCGTTTGAACGAGGCCAAAAAAAGAAAACAGGAAGAGATCTTCATCGCAAAATTTAAAGCGAAGGCGAGTTTTGCAAGCCGCGCTCAATCTCGAGTCAAGAAATTGGAAAAACAAGGAGAGATGAAAGCTCTCGAAAAAATCGAAGACTTGGAATTGTATTTTAACAGCGCTCCCTTTGCGGCGAGTCAAATGCTTTCCGCGGAGAATATTTCGTTCTCTTACGATGGTAAGGCTCCGTATCTGATCGAAGATTTTTCGATCAGCATAGGCAATCGGGAAAGAATCTGCATCATCGGTAAAAACGGTAAGGGTAAGTCCACTCTTTTGAAAATTCTCGCGGGCGAACTCGAACCTTCGAGCGGTGTGGTTAAAAAACATCCCGTGTTAAAAGAAGGTTACTTCGGTCAAACGAACAAACTCAATCTAAACGAAAGTGCGACCGTGGTGGAAGAAATCATGATTTCGGATAAATCCTGCACCGAGTGGCACGCGAGAACGATCGCGGGCGGTCTGATGTTTTCAGAGGATCAAGCTCTTAAAAAGATCAAGGTTCTTTCCGGAGGGGAAAAAAGCCGCGTGTTGCTCGGAAAAATTCTCGTGACTCCTTGTAATCTTCTCTATCTCGACGAACCTACGAACCACTTGGATATGCAATCCTGCGATTCTTTGATCGAGGCGATCGACGGATTCGACGGTTCGATCGTGATGGTTACCCACGACGAACTTCATTTGCGCGCGGTTGCAACCAAGTTGATCGTATTCGACAACGATACGATTCGTATCTTTGACGGTACATACGACGACTTTTTGAGCGATGTGGGTTGGTCGGACGAGGATATATAA
- a CDS encoding ArsR/SmtB family transcription factor, with the protein MGQLLKESDRLDATFAALADPTRRAILAQLANGEASVMDLAKPFSMSQPAISKHLKVLENAGLISRGKEAQKRPRQIEAKPLAEAFDWLEQYRKLWEGRFEKLDALLDELQTKIKEKESGTKS; encoded by the coding sequence ATGGGTCAATTACTCAAAGAATCCGATCGTCTCGACGCCACGTTTGCGGCGCTTGCCGACCCTACAAGACGGGCCATTCTCGCTCAATTGGCAAACGGAGAAGCCTCCGTAATGGATTTGGCAAAACCGTTTTCGATGAGCCAACCTGCTATTTCAAAACATCTGAAGGTTTTGGAAAACGCGGGTTTGATTTCTCGCGGAAAGGAAGCTCAAAAAAGACCGAGACAAATCGAAGCAAAACCTTTAGCAGAAGCGTTCGATTGGCTGGAGCAGTATCGTAAGTTATGGGAAGGGCGATTCGAAAAATTGGACGCGCTTCTCGACGAATTACAAACGAAGATCAAAGAAAAAGAAAGCGGAACAAAAAGTTAG
- a CDS encoding serine hydrolase domain-containing protein codes for MPYSTKTLSAENDRLEQLEQLAGWATENLFQTSNGRIRTNTILVQYKGRIILEVYSSEFNENSLQPTWSISKFLLNSALGLAVAQGKVDLDHPVRDYLIRSGNSLPKELKVRDLLFFVSGIDWREGYELNPFRSDVLEILYGHGNSDIARYVFQKEFSHPSGEKVSYSSGDSNLLSAVIAERSGKNFPEEFFRSIGIRSFVWEVDGQGVPIASSYVYLSARDLAKVGEFYIQEGWKHSSRTLPKDWIATTFKKHDVEKPLPWYLSWLPFPSMGGHVYLNHTKGSDSEILFQGLSSDSFFASGHWGQYLIVDPRKDLVVVRFGNDRLGRFPIREFLERLLPLLESRGDQKNDETF; via the coding sequence TTGCCATACTCTACGAAAACGCTCTCCGCAGAAAACGATCGACTCGAACAACTCGAACAACTCGCGGGTTGGGCTACCGAGAATCTTTTTCAGACTTCGAATGGTAGGATTCGCACCAACACGATCCTAGTCCAATACAAGGGAAGAATTATCCTCGAAGTATATTCGTCCGAGTTTAACGAGAATTCTCTTCAGCCGACTTGGTCCATTAGCAAATTCTTATTAAACAGCGCCCTTGGGCTCGCGGTCGCGCAAGGAAAAGTTGATTTGGATCATCCGGTGAGGGATTATTTAATCCGAAGTGGAAATTCTCTCCCGAAAGAATTGAAAGTGCGCGATCTTTTATTCTTCGTTTCGGGAATCGATTGGAGAGAAGGATACGAGTTGAATCCGTTTCGTTCCGATGTTCTGGAGATATTATACGGACATGGAAATTCGGATATCGCGCGATATGTTTTCCAAAAAGAATTTTCTCATCCATCGGGTGAAAAAGTATCTTATTCGAGCGGCGATTCCAATCTACTTTCCGCGGTGATCGCCGAACGATCGGGTAAGAATTTTCCCGAAGAATTCTTTCGTTCGATCGGGATTCGATCGTTTGTCTGGGAAGTCGACGGGCAAGGAGTTCCGATCGCTTCTTCTTATGTATATTTATCCGCGCGCGATCTAGCAAAAGTGGGAGAATTTTACATTCAAGAAGGTTGGAAGCATTCCTCCCGAACACTTCCGAAAGATTGGATCGCAACTACATTCAAAAAACACGATGTTGAAAAACCACTTCCTTGGTATTTATCCTGGCTTCCATTTCCCTCCATGGGCGGACACGTGTATTTGAATCATACGAAGGGAAGCGATTCCGAAATTCTTTTTCAGGGGCTTTCCTCCGATTCCTTTTTTGCTTCGGGTCATTGGGGACAATATCTCATCGTGGATCCTCGAAAGGATCTTGTGGTCGTCCGTTTTGGTAACGATCGTTTGGGAAGATTTCCGATCCGCGAGTTTTTGGAACGTTTACTTCCGCTTTTGGAATCGAGAGGCGATCAAAAAAACGATGAAACATTTTAG
- a CDS encoding SRPBCC family protein, which yields MENTKNLQVVAQGEREILITRTFNAPRPLVFDALTKPELLKQWFEGPPGWTLVVCEIDLKVGGAYRYVWRNEGGRDMGMGGVYKEIIIPERMIATEVFDESWYAGEALDTTVLTEINAKTTLLSITVLYESKEAREGVILSPMESGLTYNYNRLEEFLSTLV from the coding sequence ATGGAAAATACAAAAAATCTGCAAGTAGTCGCACAAGGCGAACGGGAAATTTTAATCACCCGCACATTCAACGCACCTCGTCCCTTGGTTTTCGACGCATTAACAAAACCGGAATTGCTCAAACAATGGTTCGAAGGTCCTCCGGGTTGGACTCTGGTCGTATGCGAGATCGACTTAAAAGTCGGAGGTGCGTATCGTTATGTTTGGCGCAATGAAGGCGGAAGAGATATGGGTATGGGCGGAGTATATAAGGAAATCATAATTCCTGAACGTATGATCGCCACGGAAGTTTTCGACGAATCCTGGTACGCGGGAGAAGCTTTGGATACGACGGTTCTCACCGAAATTAATGCGAAGACTACCTTACTTTCGATCACCGTATTGTATGAATCCAAGGAAGCGAGAGAGGGAGTGATTCTTTCTCCGATGGAGAGCGGACTCACCTACAATTACAATCGACTTGAAGAATTTTTATCCACTCTCGTTTAA
- a CDS encoding winged helix-turn-helix transcriptional regulator: MERSYGLDCPVAKTLDLIGERWTIMILRDFFTVSEVRRFIDFETALDGITPALLSDRLKKLERNGFINKILYSESPPRMEYKLTAKGKSLGPILKALRTWGNTNT; encoded by the coding sequence GTGGAACGATCCTACGGACTCGACTGCCCGGTGGCAAAAACCTTGGATTTAATCGGAGAACGTTGGACGATTATGATTCTGAGGGATTTTTTTACCGTGTCCGAGGTACGGCGTTTTATCGATTTTGAAACGGCTTTGGATGGAATAACGCCGGCTCTTTTGTCCGATCGGTTGAAGAAACTTGAGAGAAACGGTTTTATCAATAAGATTCTTTATTCCGAATCTCCACCGCGTATGGAATATAAACTTACGGCAAAAGGAAAGTCGCTGGGTCCGATTCTCAAAGCCTTGCGTACATGGGGCAACACGAACACGTGA
- a CDS encoding flavin-containing monooxygenase has product MKSNVKVCVVGAGPSGIAAAKNCVEYGLNVVVFEKNDKVGGNWVFNAKTGHSSVYENTHIISSKAWSEYEDFPMPDDYPEYPNHKQLQAYFESYSKHFGVYKKIRFNHTIQKISRMEDGDWKVEYLDASKKKKVEVFDVLMVANGHHWDPKYPEYEGKFTGKFLHSHDFKGVTNEWKGKDVLVIGGGNSACDVAVESARVANSVKLSMRSPQWFFPKFLFGMPSDVFAARTPGWIPSIIKQYTLTKMLHVLQGSYKNYGLPVNTTLALSHHPTLNSDLLDFIRHGRIKPRPAIKKLHGKEVEFVDGTREKFDIICACTGFWTTFPFFDKSLIDFQHVEKIPLFRKMIHNDYQNLYFIGLFQPVGCIWPMADYQAKLACLEILGKYKRPKDLKAAIEYEIAHPHFTFGGGQRHAVEVDYHAFRKELRLELLKAGVDIGKPPGGNKKLYKNFAKVAS; this is encoded by the coding sequence ATGAAATCGAACGTTAAAGTTTGCGTGGTCGGCGCCGGGCCGAGCGGGATCGCGGCGGCTAAGAATTGTGTCGAGTACGGTTTGAACGTGGTCGTTTTTGAAAAGAACGATAAGGTCGGAGGGAACTGGGTCTTCAACGCTAAAACGGGCCATTCGAGCGTCTATGAAAACACGCATATCATCAGTTCCAAGGCTTGGTCCGAGTACGAGGACTTTCCGATGCCGGACGATTATCCCGAGTATCCAAATCATAAACAACTTCAGGCTTACTTCGAATCTTACTCGAAACATTTCGGTGTGTATAAAAAAATCCGTTTCAATCATACGATTCAAAAAATCTCGAGAATGGAAGACGGAGATTGGAAGGTGGAATATCTAGACGCTTCCAAAAAGAAGAAGGTCGAAGTATTCGACGTTCTTATGGTTGCGAACGGTCATCACTGGGATCCTAAGTATCCGGAATACGAAGGAAAATTTACGGGCAAGTTCTTACATTCGCACGACTTCAAAGGAGTTACGAACGAGTGGAAAGGCAAGGACGTTCTTGTGATCGGAGGAGGGAACTCCGCTTGCGACGTAGCAGTTGAATCCGCAAGGGTTGCAAATAGCGTAAAGTTGTCTATGAGAAGTCCTCAGTGGTTTTTTCCGAAGTTCCTTTTCGGTATGCCTTCCGATGTGTTTGCGGCGAGAACTCCGGGATGGATACCGTCCATCATCAAACAATACACGTTGACTAAGATGCTTCACGTATTACAAGGTTCTTATAAAAATTACGGTCTTCCCGTTAATACGACATTGGCTTTGAGCCATCACCCGACTTTGAATTCGGATCTTCTCGATTTTATCCGTCACGGAAGAATCAAACCTCGTCCTGCGATTAAAAAACTGCACGGCAAAGAAGTCGAGTTCGTCGACGGCACAAGGGAGAAGTTCGATATAATCTGCGCTTGTACCGGTTTTTGGACTACGTTTCCGTTCTTTGATAAGTCGCTTATCGATTTTCAACACGTGGAAAAAATTCCTCTTTTCCGCAAGATGATACACAACGATTATCAGAATCTTTATTTCATAGGTTTGTTTCAACCCGTGGGTTGTATCTGGCCTATGGCGGATTACCAAGCTAAACTTGCGTGCCTCGAGATTTTAGGAAAATACAAACGACCTAAGGATCTAAAAGCCGCAATCGAATACGAAATCGCACATCCACATTTCACGTTCGGTGGAGGTCAAAGACACGCAGTGGAAGTGGATTATCACGCTTTCCGTAAGGAGCTTAGATTGGAACTTCTGAAAGCGGGAGTCGACATAGGCAAACCACCCGGCGGCAATAAGAAGTTGTATAAGAATTTCGCGAAAGTCGCGAGTTAA
- a CDS encoding SDR family NAD(P)-dependent oxidoreductase, which yields MNLNHSYNGKKVFISGGSTGIGKGLAIALAKQGASIVVSARNKKTLEAAVDELRKIGSKDATFDFVVADVSDPSQIKKAAKKALGILGNIDLLVCNSGYAKVGKVSDLEESDFRQLMDVNFFGHVNTIRAFQDQFVKQGFGDIVMISSMLATFSIYGYGAYSASKFAITGFAQSLRQEMMLHGVRVKVFLPPTTDTPGLEKENQDKPDLVKEIEMGSAINAVHSVEKVANAFLKWLPGKKFLGYATWDSWLQYFLARHFPEWTLLIADGELRSAQKRLNQKAQAS from the coding sequence ATGAACCTAAATCATTCTTACAACGGTAAAAAAGTTTTTATCTCGGGCGGTTCCACCGGAATCGGCAAAGGGCTTGCGATCGCGTTGGCGAAACAAGGAGCGAGCATCGTCGTTTCCGCGAGAAATAAAAAAACCTTGGAAGCGGCCGTGGACGAACTCCGAAAGATCGGCTCGAAAGACGCGACATTCGACTTCGTAGTCGCGGACGTTTCCGATCCTTCCCAAATCAAAAAGGCCGCTAAAAAGGCGCTAGGAATATTAGGAAATATTGATTTACTCGTATGTAACAGCGGTTATGCGAAAGTGGGAAAAGTAAGCGATCTGGAAGAATCCGACTTTCGTCAGTTGATGGACGTGAATTTTTTCGGGCACGTCAACACCATCCGCGCGTTCCAGGATCAGTTCGTCAAACAGGGATTTGGCGACATCGTGATGATATCCTCCATGCTCGCCACCTTTTCGATCTACGGTTACGGCGCCTATTCCGCGAGTAAATTTGCGATCACAGGATTTGCGCAATCCCTACGTCAGGAAATGATGCTTCACGGAGTTCGAGTTAAAGTTTTTCTTCCGCCGACCACGGATACTCCCGGCTTGGAAAAAGAGAATCAGGACAAACCGGATCTTGTTAAGGAAATCGAAATGGGTTCCGCGATCAATGCCGTTCACTCCGTCGAAAAAGTCGCGAACGCTTTTTTGAAATGGCTTCCGGGGAAGAAATTCTTAGGTTATGCGACTTGGGATTCCTGGCTTCAGTATTTTTTAGCGAGACATTTTCCGGAATGGACCTTGCTCATTGCGGACGGAGAACTTAGATCCGCTCAAAAACGTTTGAATCAAAAGGCGCAGGCGAGTTGA
- a CDS encoding TetR/AcrR family transcriptional regulator — MNLKSKLKTASNGSSIVRSKPPLQERSQARVALVLETAERMLAKLGPEETSIPEIAKKSGVPRASIYQFFPDKYSLFTHLAEKHLAKVGEILGTKGSKDMKLSWQKLVRILVNAASDYYDSTPVASILVLGGPFSRNAYLAQEITIDHIGAGVRIQLANLDKPFFLPKKPDVATLGVEIAFACMKRGYYLENRISKMMRDQATDAVIAYFSSWESS; from the coding sequence TTGAATTTAAAATCTAAACTAAAAACCGCATCGAACGGTTCCTCGATCGTCCGATCCAAACCCCCTTTGCAGGAACGTTCCCAAGCGAGAGTCGCCCTTGTTTTGGAAACCGCGGAAAGAATGCTCGCAAAACTCGGACCCGAAGAAACCTCGATTCCTGAAATCGCCAAAAAATCGGGAGTTCCGCGCGCTAGTATCTATCAATTTTTTCCGGATAAGTATTCGTTGTTCACACATCTCGCGGAAAAACATTTGGCGAAGGTGGGAGAAATTCTCGGGACAAAAGGTTCCAAGGATATGAAACTTTCCTGGCAGAAACTGGTACGGATTCTCGTAAACGCCGCTTCGGATTATTACGATTCCACGCCGGTGGCCAGCATACTCGTGTTAGGCGGTCCGTTCAGTCGAAACGCATATCTCGCGCAGGAGATTACGATCGATCATATCGGGGCCGGAGTTCGCATCCAACTCGCCAATCTGGACAAACCCTTTTTTCTTCCGAAAAAACCGGACGTCGCCACCCTCGGCGTTGAAATCGCGTTCGCTTGTATGAAACGGGGTTATTATCTGGAGAATCGGATCTCAAAGATGATGCGCGATCAAGCGACGGATGCGGTCATCGCATACTTTTCTTCTTGGGAATCTTCCTAA
- a CDS encoding PcfJ domain-containing protein, with protein sequence MIFALQFCIDHPEFFLEFVPENFEEVRLRFPFQKRRKVAEFFGFHPDSLKALDKISRSAIHKGYLKTFQSLYSVPAYRKPFHHLSIINEFLLEFFLIAQRKSWRGKWDIPFLTDLMTRFHNSDLKIENCEEIFQIYYEVKKFSPYWKVRSLDHLYRLEKEMISKLQTEVFAGPDENYPLPQIDTEDWLEPIHSRKELFLESKTQHNCIFSYDADIVEGKYYIYRIFSPERCTLSLFHFNGDWYLDQVFAAFNKKANSETMKKIEAWRIRNGIFVLGDAFRLGIPPDWIFAR encoded by the coding sequence ATGATTTTCGCCCTGCAATTCTGTATCGATCATCCGGAATTCTTCCTCGAGTTCGTTCCCGAAAATTTCGAAGAGGTTCGCTTGCGATTTCCTTTTCAAAAAAGAAGGAAGGTCGCGGAGTTTTTCGGCTTTCATCCGGATTCCCTAAAGGCGCTTGATAAGATCAGCCGTTCCGCGATTCACAAAGGTTATCTCAAAACGTTTCAGAGTTTATATTCCGTTCCGGCTTATCGAAAACCGTTCCATCATCTATCGATCATCAACGAATTCCTTTTGGAATTCTTCTTGATCGCCCAAAGGAAAAGCTGGCGAGGCAAATGGGATATTCCCTTCTTAACGGATCTTATGACACGCTTTCATAATTCCGATTTGAAAATCGAAAACTGTGAAGAGATTTTTCAAATCTATTACGAGGTCAAAAAATTCTCCCCTTATTGGAAGGTTCGTTCTTTGGATCATCTGTATCGTCTGGAAAAGGAAATGATTTCCAAACTACAAACCGAGGTTTTTGCGGGACCGGATGAGAATTATCCACTTCCACAGATCGACACGGAAGATTGGCTGGAACCGATCCATTCTCGCAAGGAATTGTTCCTCGAATCGAAAACCCAACACAACTGTATCTTCAGTTACGATGCGGACATCGTCGAAGGAAAATATTATATTTATCGAATATTCTCCCCCGAACGTTGTACCTTATCGTTGTTTCATTTCAACGGAGATTGGTATCTCGACCAAGTTTTTGCGGCCTTCAATAAAAAGGCGAATTCGGAAACGATGAAAAAGATCGAAGCCTGGAGAATTCGAAACGGAATTTTCGTTTTAGGAGACGCGTTTCGTTTGGGGATTCCGCCGGACTGGATCTTTGCGAGATGA
- a CDS encoding SDR family oxidoreductase, translated as MKSETNQVIIITGASDGIGRELCLLYANRGANLVIASRNLESLENLATECERMGAQALAVQTDVSSSEDCKKLMRHATERFGRIDILINSAGISMSALFDSLQDLSVFQKLMNVNYLGVVHTSYYALPYLKKSRGMIVNISSLQGKTGFPRSTGYSASKFAVQGFSDSLRIELMGSGVDVLVVSPGPIATKMNYRKFDANGNVTQEENSESVERKLMSPEECARLIAKSISKRKRELVMTFGGKLIPWIKLFAPVFVDRTIANAVNRFYSRI; from the coding sequence ATGAAATCGGAAACGAATCAGGTCATTATCATCACGGGAGCCAGCGACGGAATCGGAAGGGAGTTGTGCCTTCTATATGCGAATCGGGGCGCAAACTTAGTCATCGCTTCTCGCAATCTAGAATCACTTGAGAATTTAGCGACGGAGTGCGAACGAATGGGCGCACAAGCGCTTGCGGTTCAAACGGACGTGTCTTCCTCCGAAGATTGTAAAAAATTAATGCGACACGCTACGGAGCGGTTCGGAAGGATCGACATTCTCATCAATAGCGCGGGAATTTCCATGAGCGCTTTGTTCGATTCTTTGCAGGATTTATCCGTATTCCAAAAACTCATGAACGTAAATTATCTCGGAGTGGTTCATACTTCTTATTACGCCCTACCTTACTTGAAGAAAAGTCGAGGTATGATCGTAAACATATCGTCCTTACAAGGAAAGACGGGTTTCCCGAGATCCACCGGATATTCCGCATCGAAGTTTGCGGTTCAAGGTTTCAGCGATTCGCTACGAATCGAATTGATGGGATCTGGAGTCGACGTTCTCGTCGTTTCACCGGGACCGATTGCGACCAAAATGAACTATAGAAAATTCGACGCAAACGGAAACGTAACGCAAGAGGAGAATTCCGAATCCGTGGAAAGAAAACTCATGTCTCCGGAAGAGTGCGCCCGTCTCATAGCCAAGTCGATTTCCAAAAGAAAAAGAGAACTGGTGATGACCTTCGGCGGCAAGCTCATACCTTGGATAAAACTTTTTGCTCCTGTCTTCGTGGATCGAACGATTGCGAACGCGGTGAATCGATTCTATTCTCGGATTTAA
- a CDS encoding VOC family protein has protein sequence MQKISPFLMFNNNLGDAAEIYPLAFSDSKVSGLSKAGNTAMSATFSVFGKTILSFNGGPHFQFTPAISFFVDCKTETEVDQAWKQLSEGGKILMELGPYPFGEKFGWVQDKCGVSWQIHLSKESHNVRPFLLFVGKQHGKAEEAIRFYASQFPNSKIGNIELYAKEDGETEGNIKRVDFVLAGQDFMAMDSGLAHAFTFSEAFSFFVQCETQAEIDDYWEKLSKGGAKQQCGWVKDRFGVSWQIIPPILGEYLQDKDRQKANRVMEAMMQMNKIDIKKLKEAYEGK, from the coding sequence ATGCAGAAAATATCCCCCTTTTTAATGTTTAACAACAACCTCGGAGACGCCGCGGAAATATACCCTTTGGCATTCTCCGATTCGAAAGTTTCCGGTTTGAGTAAGGCAGGCAACACGGCGATGTCCGCGACGTTTTCCGTTTTCGGAAAAACGATCTTATCATTCAACGGAGGACCTCACTTTCAATTCACCCCGGCGATTTCATTCTTTGTGGATTGTAAAACGGAAACCGAAGTAGATCAGGCTTGGAAACAACTGAGCGAAGGCGGAAAAATTCTGATGGAACTCGGCCCCTATCCGTTCGGCGAAAAATTCGGATGGGTTCAAGACAAGTGTGGGGTTTCTTGGCAGATTCATCTTTCAAAAGAATCTCATAACGTCAGACCGTTTTTATTGTTCGTCGGAAAACAACACGGAAAGGCGGAGGAAGCGATTCGTTTTTACGCTTCCCAGTTTCCGAACTCAAAGATAGGAAACATAGAACTATATGCGAAAGAGGACGGAGAAACCGAAGGAAACATAAAACGAGTCGATTTCGTATTAGCAGGTCAGGATTTTATGGCCATGGACAGCGGGTTGGCGCATGCGTTTACGTTCAGTGAAGCGTTTTCATTCTTCGTTCAATGCGAGACACAAGCCGAAATAGACGACTATTGGGAAAAACTTTCCAAAGGCGGAGCAAAACAACAGTGCGGTTGGGTGAAGGATCGTTTCGGAGTCAGCTGGCAGATCATTCCGCCGATCTTGGGAGAATATTTGCAGGACAAGGATCGTCAAAAAGCGAATCGGGTTATGGAAGCTATGATGCAAATGAATAAGATCGATATCAAAAAGCTCAAAGAAGCGTACGAAGGAAAATAA
- a CDS encoding carboxymuconolactone decarboxylase family protein has protein sequence METRLNYATVYPESLQAMLKMEDFAKQGGLDPILYELVKIRASQLNGCAYCINMHTKDLRTMGEEEKRIYLLDAWKEAQFYTDKEKAALELTEVVTKISEKGVPDETYERVRKHFNEKEFVALIVLINTINSWNRIAISTRMTAK, from the coding sequence ATGGAAACAAGATTGAATTACGCGACCGTATATCCCGAGTCGTTGCAGGCGATGCTGAAAATGGAAGATTTCGCAAAACAAGGCGGGCTCGATCCGATTCTTTACGAACTCGTCAAGATCCGCGCTTCGCAACTGAACGGATGCGCGTACTGTATCAATATGCACACGAAGGATTTGAGAACGATGGGCGAAGAGGAAAAAAGAATCTATCTTCTCGACGCTTGGAAGGAAGCTCAGTTCTACACGGATAAGGAAAAAGCGGCGCTGGAACTGACCGAAGTTGTTACGAAAATTTCGGAGAAAGGAGTTCCCGACGAAACTTACGAAAGAGTCAGAAAACACTTCAACGAAAAGGAATTCGTCGCTCTGATCGTATTGATCAACACGATCAACTCGTGGAATCGAATTGCGATCTCCACAAGAATGACCGCCAAGTAA
- a CDS encoding DoxX family protein, giving the protein MKKILLYSMSVFYLFAGINHFVNPAFYLRMMPPYLPAHSMLNWISGGAEILFALGLWFRPTRTWACYGIILLLIAVLPANVQMLQAALAGQDFGFPIWGLYVRLPFQLVFIAWAWFVKDVE; this is encoded by the coding sequence ATGAAAAAAATTCTTCTCTATTCTATGTCCGTATTTTATCTTTTTGCGGGCATCAACCACTTCGTAAATCCCGCTTTCTATCTGAGAATGATGCCTCCTTATCTGCCCGCGCATTCGATGTTGAATTGGATCAGCGGAGGCGCCGAAATACTCTTTGCCTTGGGGCTTTGGTTTCGTCCAACGCGCACATGGGCTTGTTATGGAATTATTCTTTTGTTGATCGCGGTGTTGCCCGCAAATGTACAGATGCTTCAAGCCGCGTTAGCGGGACAGGATTTCGGTTTTCCGATCTGGGGTTTATACGTTCGATTGCCCTTTCAGCTCGTTTTCATTGCATGGGCTTGGTTCGTAAAAGACGTTGAATAG